One segment of Brassica napus cultivar Da-Ae chromosome C3, Da-Ae, whole genome shotgun sequence DNA contains the following:
- the LOC111197890 gene encoding probable DNA double-strand break repair Rad50 ATPase gives MARSNAGDGVGATGMAEAPLNNEMMFHRSMSTSSCLFTEDEDMTRTALSEFKAKESEIERRKMEIRERVQAQLDRVEEETRRLATIREELESLADPTRKEVLMIRKKIDSVYKELRPLSYSVQKKQREYKEAVDAFNEKNLEKIQLITKLMELAGESENLRLKKLEDLSKSI, from the exons ATGGCTCGGTCTAACGCCGGAGACGGAGTAGGAGCCACCGGAATGGCAGAGGCTCCTCTGAACAACGAAATGATGTTTCATAGGAGCATGAGCACCAGCAGCTGTTTGTTCACGGAAGACGAGGATATGACTCGTACAGCGCTTTCAGAGTTTAAAGCTAAAGAGAGTGAGATCGAGAGGAGAAAGATGGAGATTCGTGAACGGGTCCAGGCTCAACTAGATCGGGTTGAAGAAGAAACCCGACGCCTCGCCACAATACGCGAG GAGCTTGAATCTCTTGCAGATCCCACGAGGAAGGAAGTTTTGATGATTCGTAAGAAGATTGATAGCGTTTACAAAGAGCTCAGACCATTAAGTTACTCTGTTCAAAAGAAG CAAAGGGAATACAAAGAAGCAGTTGATGCATTCAACGAGAAGAATTTGGAGAAAATTCAGCTGATCACCAAACTCATGGAG TTGGCTGGAGAAAGCGAGAATCTGAGGTTGAAGAAGCTTGAAGATTTGAGCAAGAGCATTTAG